The Microvirga thermotolerans sequence CTATGCCGACCTGCCGTCGGCGCCTGGTATCGGTGCTTTCATCAGCATTCCGACCCGCTCGCGCGCACGACGCTTCACGCTGGAGCTTACGGCTCCAGAGAACGCCGGAACGGTAGAGCTCGGCTTCTGCACAACGGGCGATACCTCTCGGATCGAGCTGGTCCTTCCGCTGGAAGTTTCCCTCGGGTACGACCTCCTGCTCGAGAACATCGAGGAGGATGCCGCAAAAGGTCCGGGAGACTTTCTGAGCGCGACGATCCGGCGCCTGGCGGGCGCTACAGCCGATACTCAGGCCGTCCATGTCTCGCGCCTCGTGAATCATTGGGTCGCGGCCAGCACCTTGGCGTCGCCGTCGAGAATTCTCGGCCGCCTCAGATCCCTTCATCAGCGCGAGCAGGATCGTGTCTCTTCCGGAAGGCTGCACATCGAAGGCTTTCCGGACTGGGAACTGCCGCTCCTTCCGACATGGGACGAGGATCCCTTTCACTCGCCGGCCTGGCGGATGAGATATCACTCCTTAATCTGGCTGCTCGATTTCGAATCCTCCGACAGGACCGAGGCATTGAAGCGCTCGATCGAGCTAGCCCTGTCCTGGTCGCGAGCGAACTCGTGGAGCGAACCGTCAGACGAACTGCGGTTTCACCCCTCTCTCGTGGCACAGCGACTCGAGGTCCTGATCGATCTCCTTTCTCGACAAGTCGAGACGGACTGGAAGCTGAGTTCCGAGCAGCTGCACGGATTGCTGGGGGAGGCGATCCGTCACGGGATCGCCTTGGCCGAGATCATTGGACAGAATGCGATTCCTCCATCCGTCTCATATCTTCATGCTGCCGTTTCTCTTCTCGCGGCGGCCCAGGCCCTTTCACGCATCCCGCTGGCGACTTACTGGGAAGGGCTCGCTCTGCACAAGCTCCGCGAGGGCTTCGACGAGCTCATGGGGCCCAATGGAGATTTCCATATCCAGTCTCTTCACGAACGGCTGGAACTCGTCTCCCTGGGGACGATTCTGAGGACAACCCTGAACGCCTCCCCGGGCGTAACCTCCCTCAACGAGCATCTTGCACCTCGTCTCAAGGAGGCGATGCGCCGGCTGATTGCGTTGACGGACCCAGGCGGCGTTCTGCCGCCTTTTGGCGAGACGCCCTTCACTCTGCGGCATGCCTCCTGGATCCGTAAGCTGCTGTCGAGCTATGGCCGGGACCTGATGCGCGACAAGGACATCAGGGCGGAGCTCTCCTATCCACAGGGCACCCGGATATTCGCAGCTCCCGACTCCGATTTGATCGCAGCACGTTTCTACGAGCAGGGGCGGACGTGGGGATACTTCTGCGCAACCCTATCGAAGCAGTGCCCCTTCGCTGGCCACAGCGACACGACGTCGTTCGTTTTTGCAAGCGGCAGCCGCCGATGGATCGTCGACTCTTCCGGATCTACCCTCGGTCATGTGGGGGATGCCCGCCGGTATCTTACGTCACCGCGGGCCCATAACGTTGCAATCCCGAACGGCAGGATCCCGAGTGCTGGCACGGCTTGGCTCAAGTCTCACTTTTCAATCGCCGGCGTCCACATATACGAAGTCTGCAGCAACGTTCATGGGCCGTCACTCGTTCATCGGCGGATATTCGCCTTATCGGAGACGCTTGGCTCCCTCGCAGTGATCGATCACTTTTCTAGCGAGGAGGAGCCAGTCTCGTTCGAAGCGTTTCTGCATTTCGACCCTGAAACCGTGGTGTCGATTGCGAGCGAGCAACTTGCGGTCGGCTTCCAGTCGAAGCAAAAGCTGCGGATCCAGCCTTTGGCCATATCCGGTCAACCGGACGGTCTCGAGGTCGTTCGCGGACGACGGTCCCCCCCGTCGCTTCAGGGTTTCATTTCTCGCAACTCCGGACAACTCCTGGCGGCAAGCGTTCTGCGCTACGGCTTTTTCGGACAGCGCAATGTCTGTGGGGGCGTCCTCATGGCGCTGGATGAAGTCAGCTACAGGTCCATTCTCGAAGCGGTTCGCTCTCCTGACTTCCTGGATCGGCTTCACCTTTCCTCTCTGACTTGAGAGTTCAGGAGCGAATATCGCTCTTGTTGACGAAATTGAAGTTCTCGACCAGGACGTCCTTCACGATCTCTGCGCCCATGCGTTCGTTCACCTTGCGTTTGATGCTGGCAAGGAGCGTCGGAACGTCATACTTCGAGAGTCTTCTGAAATCGAGCTTCTCGTCCGAATATATCTGGCGGAACGTCTCGTCGATGAAGAAGGTCTCGATCGGCACGGACAGACTCCGCAGCGTTCTTGCGTCCGCTGTGAAGACCAGATTGGCGATCACATATCCCTGCACGGCACCTTCCGCGATCACGGGTACGTTGACGGCACGGACTTTGCGATACTCCAACCCTTCCAGATACTCTTCCTGCTTCGCGATCTTCAGACCCGCACCCCATTTGACGGCGCCGTAGCAGGAAAGCAGCGTAATGGCGCAGATCCAGAAGCCTGTGATCAGAACCCGTGCCATGGTCCGCTACTCTGCCGACATATGATAAATGCCGGCGGAATAGGTTCCGTCCGATTCCGCGCTCTGGATCGCATCAGAAATGATGGCAGCAACTTCCTGAACGGCCCGGAGATTCATTTCAAGGACGGCGTGATTCTGCTCGAGCTTCGCCTTGAGGCCATGGATTCGATCCGTAAGATCATTCGACACCGGTCCGTCCTGCAGATGCCGGACGAGGCGCGTCAACTCCAGAAGGCTTTGGCTTTTCCGGCGATTGAACTCCTGATGATCGATGGCGACATGCGCGAGAAGAGCGGCCGTCTCGGCTTCGATGGTCTCTTCAAGACGCTCCAGGGACTTCATGAGAACAGTCACGGATTTGCCTCTCTCTTTCTTGGACATTGGTCCTGGCCCGTGTTGGATAGCATCATCCCTCTGTCGCGGACACAGATCCCGAAGCTGAATTCTGCCCGGCGCCAGACGCTCCATGGCTACCGGAGGACCGCATGGCAAGCATTCTCGACGCAATTCCTATGCCGCCAGCCCTTGCGATCTGAGCTCCAATCTGTTCGGCCATCATCGAGCGCCAGACGCTTCCGGCCGTGCCCTTTCCGAAGCTGACATCGGAATCCTTCGGCAACATCGATTCAATGAAGCTCTGAAGAATGAAGGCCTCGAATTGCTGGTAGGCGGATCCGACTTTGCCATGACCGGACAGTGCAGTCTGGTTCCGGGATGCCATCTGCACCATGTAGGGATCCCGTACTGCGAGCCCTCCCGGTTGCGACAGGGACTTCATCACGTCGGCAAACTCGGTTGCATCCGCGCCCGCAGCCAGATCCATCAATCGCCGGCTTGCAGCCTGGAGCTTGACCGGATCAGCTGCCCGGGCAACGTCCTGCACGATATCTGAGGGTGGGCTGATCCCCATCAGTTTCCCTTGTTCGTCTTCACGGGAGCCTATCAATAACGACTTTAGCTTACGGGAGGCTTGCATCCTTCCTTGCGGTCAAGACGTCCAGAAGACGCAAGTAGTCGCCCCTTTCGGCGTCCCGGCGATGCTCGATGCGCAATCGGTCGACGGCCCGCTCCATTCGCTTGACCTTCTTCCCCCGGTCGAGAGCGATCTCGCTCTGGCGTTCTTGCAGCTCCTTGACCTGCGCTTCCTCGGCGGCGAGCTGCTGCAGCCTTTTCGCCCTCGCCTCCAGGAAGAGGCCATAAAGCGTCTCGTCGTCGTTCAGAATTCCGATGAGAGAAGACTGTGCCTCCTGCAGTTCAACCGCTTTCTGCTGAAGGCGGGCAAGCTTCCATTTCTCGATATCGTGAAGCTGCCGCTGGAGCTTCAAGAGACGCTTGGTCTTGTCGAGCCGATGTTCCATCGAATCCTCATCCGTGGCTCAACCATGACGCGAACGCGTCCATGAACAGGAGCATGAACTCTCTGAAAAGAAAGTAAAGCAGCAGCACCCCACCCAGCAACACAAACGGTGTTGCCAGAAAGTACACAGGAATTGTCGGTGTCAGCTTGTTCGTGATTCCAACGGCAAGATTGACGATAATCGAATAGATGATGAAAGGGCTGCTGATCCGCAGGGCAATCAGGAAAGCTGCCGAGACTTGGTCGGCGATCTGCACGAGTGCCAGCCGCGCACCGAACGATTCTCCAGGAGGGAGTCTGGAATAGGATGCAATCAGGCCTCGGAAGAGTTCCCAATGCAGATCGGCCATGAAAATGAGCGCCGTTGCCACCATCATGATCAAGGTACCGATGGCAGGCAGCGATTCCGCATCGTCGACGGGCGGCCCGGCGAGGCCGCCGAAGCCGATCGCCATGGCGATGGCTGTCGACAGCGTCTGGAGCGCGAGGAAGAAAATGCGCCCGAGAAAGCCGATCAGAAGCCCTGTCACGCTTTCGGAAAAGATCCACAGCAGGGTCGTGACGGGAGCCTGTCCCTTAATCCCTGCTCCGAATTTCTCGACCAGCAGCGGGGAAACCGCAAGACTCACGGCAAGCGCAATGAACAACCGCACCTGCGGTGGCACACGCGCGCTCGAGAAGCCGGGAACGACAAGGAGGCAGCCTCCCACACGGCAAAAGATCAAGAAAACCGCGAGGAAGGTTTCCTGCGTGATGACGCTCACGAGATCGTTCCAAGTGACTTGATCTCGACACCCCGTGCAATTTCCAGATGGGATAGAACAGGGAGCGTCGCGAAAAGCCGCTCGATGATCATACGGACATAGGGACGTGCATCCGGTGCTGTCACCAGTGCGAAGGTATGCACCTCCTTCATGCGCTTCTTGATCGCCTCGGACGCCTCGGTACCGAACTGCTCAACCAAGCGCGGGTCGATATCGAACTCGATCACATCGCCTTTCGCATCACGCTTGAGGCTCTGATGGAAGACCAAATCCCACCTGTTCCCCAGGCGGAGGACGTTCAGCACACCGCCTTCGGCAAGATCTCCACATATCTGCTGCGCAATCCTCATTCTGACGTGCTCGACGACCTGCTCGGAGCGGCGTGCATGGGGTGCAATCTCGGCAATGGCTTCCAGAATGAGGTGCAGATTGCGAATGGAGACGCGCTCCGCCAAAAGGAGCTTCAGAACGGCCTGAAGGCCTGAGTACGAAATCTGCGAGGGACAGATGTCGTCGATGAGCTTCTTGTATTCAGGGTCCAGGCGGTCGAGGAGGGCACGCATGTCCTTATAGGACAGGAGCTGAGGCAGGTTATTGCGAATGACCTCGCTCAGATGCGTGAGAAGGACAGAGTTGCTGTCGACAGGGCTGAACCCTCCCCGCTTCACTTCGCTGGCGTAGGCATCCGATATCCACATGGCCTTCATCCCGAAGGCCGGCTCCCGGATCTCGTCGCCAGGAACGTCAGGTTTCGGCCCGTCGCCGATGACCACGAGGAGTTCGCCCGGGCGCGTCTCCTGAGTGGCGACGACAGTCCCGTGAATCTTCACCTGGTAGCTCTTCGGTGGAATCGTCAGGCTGTCGGACAGCTTGATATCGGGAACGACGAAACCGTATTGCTGCGCGAATTTGCGCCGCATCTTGCTGACACGGTGTGCCAGTTCGCTGTGCGAACTGAGAAGCTGGACCGCCAGGTGCTTGCCGAGGCACAGTTCGATCTCGGCCGTCTTGAGCGATTCCTTCACGGAGTCCTTTGCCTCGACCCGGGTCTTCTCCTCGCTTGCAGCGACCTTGGCCCTTTCGGCCTCGCGCTGCTCGGCAAGACGTTTCGGGATCGTATAAGCGACGAAGCCCATAAGGCAGCCCAATCCCATGAAGGGCACAAGCGGCAACCCTGGAACGAGGGCAAAGATGAACATGAGCGATGCAGCGACGACGAGCGCCCGCGGATAGGCACCCAGCTGGCCCATCACGGCCTGCTCCGCAGTTCCCCGCGTTCCGCCTTTCGACACAAGCAAGCCAGCGGCCAGGGATACGACGAGAGCGGGAATCTGGGCCACCAAGCCGTCGCCGACGGAAAGCTTGGTGAATACGTCCGCGGCATGGGACAACGTCATGCCGTGACGGGTGACGCCGATGATGATTCCGCCGAAGATGTTCACGGCAATCGTGATCAGGCTCGCGACAGCCTCGCCGCGCACGAACTTGGAGGCACCGTCCATCGAGCCGAAGAAGGCGCTCTCCTCTTCGAGCTCCCGACGCCTGCGCTGAGCCTCCTTGTCATCGATCAGTCCGGCCGAGAGGTCGGCATCGATCGCCATCTGCTTGCCGGGGATGGCATCGAGGGTGAAGCGCGCCCCAACCTCGGCGATACGCGTCGCGCCCTTGGTAATGACCAGGAAATTGACCGTGATGAGAATGATGAAAACGACAATTCCGATGACGAAATCGCCGCTCATCACGAATTGCGAGAACCCGTAGATCACATGACCGGCGGCGGAGACGCCTTCATGCCCTTTGGCCAGGATCAGGCGCGTCGTGGCAATGCCGAGCGACAATCGCAACAAAGTTGCGATAAGAAGAACCGTCGGAAAAGAGGAGAACTCCAGGGGCTTCTGAATCCAGAGTGCCACCATGAGTATCAGAACCGAAAATGCGATCGACAGGGCAAGGCCCATGTCGATCACCACTGCGGGGATGGGAAGGAAAAGGATCGCCAGGATCGCGACGATGCCGCCGGCGAAGGCGATGTCTCTGCTCTTGGCTCGCTCTGGGGCTACAGCGTCGATGACGGCCATGCGGCTCGAATCCACCTTGGTCTCTCACCGGTAGGACTCGGCCAGGAAGCTTGCGCGGGGCTCTCTTCCCAAGAAAATATAGGTGAGCTGGGATCGCTTCCAACAGGAAGAATGCCGTCAGAATCCCGTTTCGATCCGAGCGTAGACCTGTTCGGTAAAGGCAAAGATCTGGGATCCGATGAAGGATCCCGTTAGAAGAGTCACCAGCAGGATGGCAATGATCTTCGGTATGAACGTGAGCGTGACCTCCTGAATCTGAGTGAGCGCCTGTACAAGAGCGATGATGATGCCCACCGCCATAGCTGCGGCTACGGCCGGCCCTGCACCGATGATGATGGTCCAGATCGCGGAGCGGACGAGTTCCAGTGCGTCGACTTCGTTCATGTCAGCTGATCACGATACCAGGGCCGACAAGGAGTTCCTTTCCATTGACGAGCTTGGCGACGGCCCCTTCATTGGTGATGCGTACGGATTCAACTTCGCCGGATATCGAACCGTCAGCTGAAGTTACGGTCCGGCCGATGACACTGTCCGCCTGCGAGAGAGTGGATGAGGAGAGCAGGGCATCGAGCTTGTTGTTGCCGATCATGGTCTGCTCCACCTGCGAAAACGTTGCGAGCTGGGCCATGTAATCTGTCGACTTCATCGGAGCCGTCGGATCCTGGTTCCGCATCTGCTCGAGGAGGAGCTTCAGGAATGTGTTGTAATTTACACTCGCGGCGGACGCGTTCGTGCTCTGGCCAGCGGATTTCCGGCTGGTATTGGTCGCATTGGCCATCATGATGCTGTTGACGTCCATCTCTTTTCTCCTCGACTAGAGCGGATTGCGCTTCGATGGAATCGCACTCCGCTCAGAAGCTCTTGGTTTGCCGCATTTTCGGACAGAGAACCGGTTCCCACTTCTCCTGAAAATGCTCTAAGCAGCCCGCGGAGGTGGAGATGAGACGCTTGCGGACAGAACGGCGCTTTCCACCGGGTAAAGCCCTCTGATGATCTTAAGAGCATCGAATGGGCGCCCTGCGTCCACCATCTCCGCGACGCTCTTCAGCCCCTGCGTGATTTCAGGATTCGTGAATGACTCCAAGGTTGCGGTAAACAGATCCCTGAAGACGGCAAGGGCTTTGTCTGCGCTGCTCGGGTCGATGAGGATTGCCTGCACGACAAAGTAGAGCTGCCGCAGAGGCGTCGTTGCGTCGTCGACCTGGAGAACATGGTTCTCCAAGAGGAAGGTAGCATCGTTCAGAAGCTCGATGGAGACCTTGCGGTCGACGCGCAGGACTGCACCGTTGATGAAGATTCGCTCGCCGGCTCTCAGGGACAGGTGCATGGATCTGCTCATTTGAGACCGTCGCGGATCATGGTGTTGATTTCGATCAGGGCATTGAAGTTCCTTGACTCTCCCTGACGAACGAGATCGGCCTCTTTCATGATCCATAGCCCGATGGAGACGAGTTGTGCCCTGAGCGCCTCCGGCAGCCCGTTTTCAGGACTCATGAGATCCTCAATCAGAACAGTCCACAGTCGCTGCACGAATGTCACCGCTTCAGAGCGCTCGTTCGCGGATGCATCCGTCCTATTCGCAGTCTTCAGGAGATCGATGGCATGGTCGAACGCCATTCTCTCCCTCTCCCGGCAGCCATCGGAGGCATCTTCGAGAATCTCGGCATATGAAAAACGATACATCGTACACCTTGCTGCTATCGGAGATAACTGAGGAGGCTCAACTGCCGCAACTGGGCCGTGAGTGAATAGGACATCTGGATTTGGGTCGTCAGAGCGTCGACTCGGGTTTTGGCCTCCGCCGGATCGACCTCCTCCAACTGCCCGATATGCTGGTCGATGATCTTTCGCTGAAGATCCATGCGATCATTGGCATTCTTGACCTTCGTCTCGGCGTCTCCGAGCCTGGCCTGGATCTTCACGAGGTCGTTCGTTGCCTCACCAAGGATCTTCATGACCTTGTCCACGATGACCTGCTGGGTCTCCGTCCGCATTGCGGCGATACCTAGATCGGATGCAATGGTGTAGGCCTTGGCGAGCTTGCGCATCGCCTCCTCGTTGGCATTCGTCGAGGTCTCGATTGTCTCCGTTGTCGAGATCTTGCTCTCAATATTGCGATCCGCTGCACTGGACCAGTCGCTCCAGCCCGGACCGTCGAACAAATCGTTGAATGCCGGACTTTCCAGGAACGCCTTCATGTCGCTGGCCGAAATAGCAAAGACGGCCGGATCGCTCTGCGTAACGCCGAAAGCGGAAAGAAAAGCTCCGTCGACAGCCGCCTTCGCCGGAGAACCTGAAACATAGTCGCTGACCGGCTTCTGCTGCGTGTTGGTTCCTGCAAACAGATACTGGCCGCCGCTGGACTTGTTGAGCTCCGCGGTCAATGCCTTGAGATTGAGAGCGGCACTGTCTCTGACAGTTTCTGCCCCACGTTCGAGCGGCGGGAGCGACAGGAGTGAGTTCAGATAGGTTTCGGCCGCGCTCCGAATGTTGTTGAGAGCAGTCTTCGTCACGTTCAGGCGAAGGGATACGGTCCCGTTGCCATCGATCACCGCATCGAGTTCCGCTCGTTCCTGCCGGAGAGAGATCCCCTGTCCTGTCCGGTACCCAAGTTCGAGCCCGACATCGGCAAACCGCCCTGTCGCGATCTCCTTGTTGGCTTTCGCGAGATCCGCCTGCATGCGGGTCAAGGCGCTTCGAGGTGAATTCCAAAGGCTAGCGGTTGAGATAAATGCCGTTTTCATAGCCTTAACGCACTGCATTGAGGAGGGTTTGCAGCATCTCGTCAACGACCGAAATGAGTTTGGCAGATGCCGAGTATGATTTCTCGAGTTGCAGCATCAACGCCGTCTCGTCGTCCATATTCACACCGGTCGCGTTGGAGAGGGCTTCAGATGCATGGCTCAAAAGTGTCATCTGGTAGTCGACATTGGTCGATGCGGTTTTGCGATTGCCTTCAAGCCATCCTGCCGAGGAAACTGCAAAGTTCGCCACGCTTGCCATATCTCCGATCCCGAGCGCCGGGTTGAAAGACCTGTCAGCGTTCAGATTCTCTCCAAGCTTGTACAAGCGGTCAGCGAATCCGGCATTGGAGCCGGTGGGAACTCCCGGATTCTCGATGAAATCCGGACCATTCGCCCCGCCGTCACGCAGAAGGTCGAGCGTGCCGCCTTTGGAGGGATCGATAGCAGGGTTGACCGTGATGATACCTGCGAGTCCAGAGACAGCCTGACTTGCAGGGACATCCCACCCGAGCGGCATGTCGGATGTTCCCGACTGGGCGAAGAGGCCCGCCTTGAACAGTGTTGGGTCAACTTTGCTTTGCTCGGAGAAGGCTGCGATCAGAGCCTCGGCCACTTCGTCGAGCTGTTTCTGGTAGATGACCGCATCCCGATCGCGCGTCTGGATCAGTCCGACGAGACGTCCCGAATTGAGGGGCATCGGACCGGGCCCGGTTACCGGAACGCCGTCGATGACGACCTGTGACCCGACGGTGCTTGCATTGTAGGTGTTAGTCGGCGAAAACTCCACCCTTCTCGGGATCTTCTCGAACAGCGGCACTCCGCTGTCGGTATAGATCGCCATATCGTTGTTCTCCCGGGTGACGGCGCTGATCCCCATCTCCTCGGAAAGCTGAGCCAAGATATGGTCGCGCGTATCGAGTTCGTCGCTTACATCAGCACCTGAGGCCGTTCCTTTGACAATCGCATCGTTGACCGTCTTGAATTGTGCCAGGAGACCATTCACGCGCGAGACGGACTCTGCAATACCGGCATCGGCCTCCTGACGAGTCTTCTGAATTGTTGCCGTAGCGCTGTTGAGCGTCGTGACGAGCTCACTGGCTCTGGTGACAACGGCCTGCGCGAGAATAGGGTCATCCGGCTTCTTCGCATAGAGTTCCAGTGCCGCGTTGAGAGCGCCGATGCGACCAGCCGAAGACTGGTTGAGACTGGCATCTCCAACCGTTTCCTTGAGTTTGTTGATTCCGCTCAAGACGGCCTGCTGCTTCGCGGTGTCCGACGTTGTATCCAGCATCTTGTAGAATAAGGCCGTGTCGGCAGCTCGCTTGACGACGACGCGCGCCGCCCCACCGCCCGTGACAAGCGTCGCAATTTTTCGCGAATATGTCGGATCGGAAGCCCCCGCCGTGTTCCTCGAAACGACGGCCATCTGGGATGACGATGCCAGAATTGATGAGCGCGCCGTGTTGAGCGCCAGCGACAGACCCATTTGCCGAACTCCTTAATCGAACGATGCCCTAGACGCCATTGTCAGCGCTTCAGGTTCATAAGGACATCGAGAAGCTCGGATCCTGTCTGGAAGACTTTGGAATTTGCCGTATAACCGGTTTGAGCTTCGATCATGGCCGTCAGTTCGGTTCCAATGTCGACGTTGGACTGCTCGAGCGCACCGACCGAAATCGTCCCTCGCCCGCCCTGCCCGGCGAACCCAACCTGGATTCCTCCAGAATCGATGCTGGCTTCATATACGTTCCCTGCGCGCGGGGTGAGGTTGTCAGGGCTCGGGACATCCGCCAGGGGAATTTTATAGGCGGCAATGCGAGTACCATCTTCGTAAACGGCAAAGACCGTTCCGTCAGGCCCGAACTCCGCTCCCTTGACGGCCGTCGGCGCATTGCCGTCCGCTGTTCCTTTAACGTCGTACGTGCCGGCGAGCTGGGTCATGCCTTTGAGGTCAAGAACGAAACCTGTCTTGCCGTTTGGAATGTCGAAAGTCAGCGAACTCGTTCCTGTCAACTGGCCCATAGCGTCGAATGTCAGCGTCGCCGTTCCTCCGGGAATCGGCGTTCCGGGTAGCGTCGGCGTCGCAGCGGAATCGAATACGGCGATCTCCCATTGACCACTCGTTGGCGGGACGGCAAGCGGATCCGCATCCGCCACCTTGGTCATGTAGATATCGAGCTTCACCTTGTTGCCGACATTGTCGTATGTCACGAGAGACGACTTCTTGGTGTATGTCGTACCCGTCGCCGTGCCAGGCCGATCGGCGGCAGGAACGACTGTCGCGTCGTACGGCAGATTGCCGGTGAACGTTCCTTCGCTGGAGGGACGCGCCTGCATCGCCATGGAGGAAATGTTCACTGGCTCCAGCCCATCCAGACTGTTGAGTGCGACGGCCGGATCGCCGTTGCCTAGCTTGTAGCCCATGAGCTTGAAGCCCGCAGCATTGTAGAGATTCCCGCTGGGGCCATCGACGACGAAGTTGCCAGCCCGCGTCAGGTAGGGAGTCCCGGCTCCATCGGAGACGACGAAGAAACCGCTGCCGGAAATTGCCAAGTCGCTTCCGGATGTCGTGTAGGAGATCGGACCTTGGTCCGCGA is a genomic window containing:
- a CDS encoding heparinase II/III domain-containing protein; amino-acid sequence: MLGVRQILPASVQHAGDSEAGSHEGTHLIATKNRWSRVVLIFPNLTPDVWCQFSFEIACETDDAARQEPDYATVGIDFQAGDGSSIDFASVPGLVRGQIDPFQFPVGGPGLCDGHSSQSHTRKVRIAFLVPAPATQAQVTIRSWRNTKPFVVGNLSLVQFVQGNTEPNPAGDELAASVAERNASPDARRNWPILSTSPRWFQFGLVPRHNLFVRGQLVAESTSSEGTLVRVVYRDEQGHEIPPPYADLPSAPGIGAFISIPTRSRARRFTLELTAPENAGTVELGFCTTGDTSRIELVLPLEVSLGYDLLLENIEEDAAKGPGDFLSATIRRLAGATADTQAVHVSRLVNHWVAASTLASPSRILGRLRSLHQREQDRVSSGRLHIEGFPDWELPLLPTWDEDPFHSPAWRMRYHSLIWLLDFESSDRTEALKRSIELALSWSRANSWSEPSDELRFHPSLVAQRLEVLIDLLSRQVETDWKLSSEQLHGLLGEAIRHGIALAEIIGQNAIPPSVSYLHAAVSLLAAAQALSRIPLATYWEGLALHKLREGFDELMGPNGDFHIQSLHERLELVSLGTILRTTLNASPGVTSLNEHLAPRLKEAMRRLIALTDPGGVLPPFGETPFTLRHASWIRKLLSSYGRDLMRDKDIRAELSYPQGTRIFAAPDSDLIAARFYEQGRTWGYFCATLSKQCPFAGHSDTTSFVFASGSRRWIVDSSGSTLGHVGDARRYLTSPRAHNVAIPNGRIPSAGTAWLKSHFSIAGVHIYEVCSNVHGPSLVHRRIFALSETLGSLAVIDHFSSEEEPVSFEAFLHFDPETVVSIASEQLAVGFQSKQKLRIQPLAISGQPDGLEVVRGRRSPPSLQGFISRNSGQLLAASVLRYGFFGQRNVCGGVLMALDEVSYRSILEAVRSPDFLDRLHLSSLT
- a CDS encoding flagellar protein FlgN, which gives rise to MTVLMKSLERLEETIEAETAALLAHVAIDHQEFNRRKSQSLLELTRLVRHLQDGPVSNDLTDRIHGLKAKLEQNHAVLEMNLRAVQEVAAIISDAIQSAESDGTYSAGIYHMSAE
- a CDS encoding rod-binding protein; this encodes MQASRKLKSLLIGSREDEQGKLMGISPPSDIVQDVARAADPVKLQAASRRLMDLAAGADATEFADVMKSLSQPGGLAVRDPYMVQMASRNQTALSGHGKVGSAYQQFEAFILQSFIESMLPKDSDVSFGKGTAGSVWRSMMAEQIGAQIARAGGIGIASRMLAMRSSGSHGASGAGQNSASGSVSATEG
- the fliR gene encoding flagellar biosynthesis protein FliR encodes the protein MSVITQETFLAVFLIFCRVGGCLLVVPGFSSARVPPQVRLFIALAVSLAVSPLLVEKFGAGIKGQAPVTTLLWIFSESVTGLLIGFLGRIFFLALQTLSTAIAMAIGFGGLAGPPVDDAESLPAIGTLIMMVATALIFMADLHWELFRGLIASYSRLPPGESFGARLALVQIADQVSAAFLIALRISSPFIIYSIIVNLAVGITNKLTPTIPVYFLATPFVLLGGVLLLYFLFREFMLLFMDAFASWLSHG
- the flhA gene encoding flagellar biosynthesis protein FlhA, producing MAVIDAVAPERAKSRDIAFAGGIVAILAILFLPIPAVVIDMGLALSIAFSVLILMVALWIQKPLEFSSFPTVLLIATLLRLSLGIATTRLILAKGHEGVSAAGHVIYGFSQFVMSGDFVIGIVVFIILITVNFLVITKGATRIAEVGARFTLDAIPGKQMAIDADLSAGLIDDKEAQRRRRELEEESAFFGSMDGASKFVRGEAVASLITIAVNIFGGIIIGVTRHGMTLSHAADVFTKLSVGDGLVAQIPALVVSLAAGLLVSKGGTRGTAEQAVMGQLGAYPRALVVAASLMFIFALVPGLPLVPFMGLGCLMGFVAYTIPKRLAEQREAERAKVAASEEKTRVEAKDSVKESLKTAEIELCLGKHLAVQLLSSHSELAHRVSKMRRKFAQQYGFVVPDIKLSDSLTIPPKSYQVKIHGTVVATQETRPGELLVVIGDGPKPDVPGDEIREPAFGMKAMWISDAYASEVKRGGFSPVDSNSVLLTHLSEVIRNNLPQLLSYKDMRALLDRLDPEYKKLIDDICPSQISYSGLQAVLKLLLAERVSIRNLHLILEAIAEIAPHARRSEQVVEHVRMRIAQQICGDLAEGGVLNVLRLGNRWDLVFHQSLKRDAKGDVIEFDIDPRLVEQFGTEASEAIKKRMKEVHTFALVTAPDARPYVRMIIERLFATLPVLSHLEIARGVEIKSLGTIS
- the fliQ gene encoding flagellar biosynthesis protein FliQ, with the protein product MNEVDALELVRSAIWTIIIGAGPAVAAAMAVGIIIALVQALTQIQEVTLTFIPKIIAILLVTLLTGSFIGSQIFAFTEQVYARIETGF
- the flgD gene encoding flagellar hook assembly protein FlgD produces the protein MDVNSIMMANATNTSRKSAGQSTNASAASVNYNTFLKLLLEQMRNQDPTAPMKSTDYMAQLATFSQVEQTMIGNNKLDALLSSSTLSQADSVIGRTVTSADGSISGEVESVRITNEGAVAKLVNGKELLVGPGIVIS
- the flbT gene encoding flagellar biosynthesis repressor FlbT, whose translation is MSRSMHLSLRAGERIFINGAVLRVDRKVSIELLNDATFLLENHVLQVDDATTPLRQLYFVVQAILIDPSSADKALAVFRDLFTATLESFTNPEITQGLKSVAEMVDAGRPFDALKIIRGLYPVESAVLSASVSSPPPRAA
- the flaF gene encoding flagellar biosynthesis regulator FlaF; the encoded protein is MYRFSYAEILEDASDGCRERERMAFDHAIDLLKTANRTDASANERSEAVTFVQRLWTVLIEDLMSPENGLPEALRAQLVSIGLWIMKEADLVRQGESRNFNALIEINTMIRDGLK
- a CDS encoding flagellar hook-associated family protein, whose translation is MQCVKAMKTAFISTASLWNSPRSALTRMQADLAKANKEIATGRFADVGLELGYRTGQGISLRQERAELDAVIDGNGTVSLRLNVTKTALNNIRSAAETYLNSLLSLPPLERGAETVRDSAALNLKALTAELNKSSGGQYLFAGTNTQQKPVSDYVSGSPAKAAVDGAFLSAFGVTQSDPAVFAISASDMKAFLESPAFNDLFDGPGWSDWSSAADRNIESKISTTETIETSTNANEEAMRKLAKAYTIASDLGIAAMRTETQQVIVDKVMKILGEATNDLVKIQARLGDAETKVKNANDRMDLQRKIIDQHIGQLEEVDPAEAKTRVDALTTQIQMSYSLTAQLRQLSLLSYLR